The genomic DNA AACTGCGTAACCTTCCGCTTTGGCTTTTTCAAGCATTTCCTTCATTGAAACTAAAGGCATTGACAATTTCCTCCTTGTGTTTCGGGTTTTTGTCGACCCGTTTTATTCAAGTGCCAGTCTTACGTATGTAAGGCGCTCGCACAATGATTTCATTTCTTATAAAAACAATTATAGCATATCAATTTTAGTTAAAAACCGCAATGCATACACAAATAGGGTTGACTCCGAAGCCTTCTCCTATCCTACTGCAGACAAATTCACAGTGAACATTGTCATACCGAGGTGTCGCGCTTCTGAATCAACCCCTATTATTCTCTTTGTTACGCGATTTATGAGCGTATGGGTAAATTTTCCTTGACGACCTTCCGGATCTCATCGATATCAAAAGGCTTCGCAAAATGGGTGATTGCACCTAGTTCCATCGCTTCATGAATCATGTCCAGCTCTCCATATGCCGTCATGATGATGACACCAACATCGCTGTCCACTTTTTTCACTCTTCGTAAGATTTCCAATCCATCCATTCCTGGAATCTTCATGTCAAGGATCAACAAGTCCGGCTTTTCGTTCTTTACGATTGAAAGGGCTTGGACTCCATTCGCAGCTTGAAAGGTTTTATATCCTTCTTTTTTGAAAATTTCATTCAATAGGATTCGAATACCATACTGGTCATCCACGATCAGTATCTTTGCTTTCATTCCTTATCACACCCTAGCTTCCTTGTTGTTTTAATGCCCATTGTACATATCTCTTTACAAGATTCGCTTAATTTTTCAAAACTCCTGCTCTATCGTCAAAATCTACCATTCATTTTAAAATTTTATGATTTCGTGACGAAACGTTATACTAATCGGGAGGTGATTGACATGCTGAAAATATTCACGACTCAACTATTCGGGATTTTCCGTAAGATACAAGAACATGAGGAAGAGCGGGTTGAGGATTGCGCCCGCCTTCTCGCACAGTCTGTAATCGGTGACGGAAAGGTGTACATAAAAGGATTTAATGAACTGGAAAGCATCCCTCACGTCATTATGGAAAGCGAGGAGCGAATCTCTTCCATGTTGCCCTATACAAACGAAGTTGAGCTTCGACCTGAAGATGCACTGCTCATTTTTATAAAAACAACAGATGACGAGCGGCTGACTGAATTATTGGACCAAGCAAAGTCTGCTGGGACCTCCACTATAACGGTCGGTGCAGTGGAGAAAGGCGAAG from Pseudalkalibacillus sp. SCS-8 includes the following:
- a CDS encoding response regulator, yielding MKAKILIVDDQYGIRILLNEIFKKEGYKTFQAANGVQALSIVKNEKPDLLILDMKIPGMDGLEILRRVKKVDSDVGVIIMTAYGELDMIHEAMELGAITHFAKPFDIDEIRKVVKENLPIRS
- a CDS encoding DUF2529 family protein, whose amino-acid sequence is MLKIFTTQLFGIFRKIQEHEEERVEDCARLLAQSVIGDGKVYIKGFNELESIPHVIMESEERISSMLPYTNEVELRPEDALLIFIKTTDDERLTELLDQAKSAGTSTITVGAVEKGEEPGTDEFHIDTKLLQGLVPDDEGRRIGYPTFMCALYVYYALFFTLSEMLEEYGMNEG